One genomic window of Saccopteryx bilineata isolate mSacBil1 chromosome 4, mSacBil1_pri_phased_curated, whole genome shotgun sequence includes the following:
- the CMA1 gene encoding LOW QUALITY PROTEIN: chymase (The sequence of the model RefSeq protein was modified relative to this genomic sequence to represent the inferred CDS: inserted 2 bases in 1 codon; substituted 5 bases at 5 genomic stop codons), whose translation MGSLSEKTGHLPLPLLFLLQCSRSEANESXWQIIRGTEYKSHSRPYMGHSQELLAQKKVMYYGGFLIRQTFVLMAAHCAGRYIMVTLGAXNIKKKEDAWQKLEVTKQFPHPKFDYTLVHQDIMLLKLNEKVNVTLAAGTLPLPXFNVIPPGRVGWVAGXGITEVDKSGSNTLQEVKLRLMDPQACRQFKTFYHNLQLCGGIPKDKIYIYGDXGSPLPCAGVAQGIFSCGQKNAKPPAVFTQISHYXPWINEILKEN comes from the exons ATGGGCAGCCTCTCTGAGAAGACAGGTCATCTTCCTCTCCCCTTGCTATTCCTTCTCCAATGCTCCAGATCTGAAGCCAATGAGTCTTGAT GGCAGATCATCAGGGGCACAGAGTACAAGTCTCATTCCCGCCCCTATATGGGCCACTCTCAGGAATTGCTGG CCCAAAAGAAAGTGATGTATTATGGTGGTTTCTTGATAAGACAGACCTTTGTACTGATGGCTGCTCACTGTGCAGGAAG GTATATAATGGTCACCCTTGGTGCctagaatataaaaaagaaagaagatgcaTGGCAGAAGCTtgaagtcacaaaacaatttccTCATCCAAAATTTGATTACACTCTTGTTCATCAAGACATCATGTTACTAA AATTGAATGAGAAAGTCAATGTGACCCTTGCTGCAGGGACACTCCCTCTTCC GTTCAATGTCATCCCACCTGGGAGAGTGGGCTGGGTGGCTGGCTGAGGAATAACAGAAGTGGACAAATCAGGCTCCAATACTCTGCAAGAGGTAAAGCTGAGGCTCATGGATCCCCAGGCCTGCAGACAATTCAAAACTTTTTACCACAATCTCCAGCTGTGTGGAGGCATCCCAAAAGACAAAATCTATATTTATG GAGACTAAGGGAGCCCTCTTCCATGTGCTGGGGTAGCTCAGGGCATTTTCTCCTGTGGACAGAAGAATGCAAAGCCCCCTGCTGTCTTCACCCAGATCTCCCATTACTGACCCTGGATCAATGAGATTCTGAAGGAGAATTAA